The following proteins are encoded in a genomic region of Mycoplasmopsis columbinasalis:
- a CDS encoding DegV family protein: protein MKKIGFIVDSFACIDQKEADALGVGFLPFQLDIDGTVIDDDGITLSREEVLTKIGEVKNVKTSLPKLNKTHELFTQICSQYEEVIYMPINSHLSGASNAANNFLAEFPNLKIYHNHLVGPQYFEVINFIQEELTKGKEVDEILEVVDKIQAETVTFILPQKLEYAIKGGRVGGLKRLVLKTIMKMKLFPYIKFSETGNSTPGIARSIKSAIKQIVEKILKFSSVKTLEELHERYNIFCIYGNDYAFNKEIEQYAQEFGLIPNIHKLSSAVIAIHTGPEAISFSISPKTKYFAS, encoded by the coding sequence ATGAAAAAAATCGGATTTATCGTTGACTCATTTGCATGTATTGATCAAAAAGAAGCCGACGCTTTAGGCGTTGGGTTTTTACCTTTTCAACTTGATATAGATGGTACAGTTATTGATGATGATGGAATAACTTTATCAAGAGAAGAAGTGCTAACTAAAATTGGTGAAGTAAAAAACGTTAAAACATCGTTGCCTAAATTAAATAAAACGCACGAACTTTTTACGCAAATTTGTTCGCAATATGAAGAAGTAATTTATATGCCGATAAATTCCCATTTATCAGGAGCATCTAATGCAGCAAATAATTTCTTAGCTGAATTTCCAAATTTAAAAATTTATCACAACCATCTAGTAGGACCACAGTACTTCGAAGTAATCAATTTTATTCAAGAAGAATTGACTAAAGGTAAAGAAGTTGACGAAATTTTAGAAGTTGTTGACAAAATTCAAGCAGAAACTGTTACATTTATTTTGCCACAAAAACTTGAATACGCAATTAAAGGTGGTAGAGTAGGTGGTCTCAAACGTTTAGTGCTTAAAACAATAATGAAGATGAAGTTATTTCCTTATATTAAATTCAGTGAAACAGGTAACTCTACTCCTGGTATTGCGCGCAGTATCAAAAGTGCTATTAAACAAATTGTTGAGAAAATCCTAAAATTTAGTTCGGTAAAAACATTAGAAGAATTACATGAACGTTATAATATTTTTTGTATTTATGGCAATGATTATGCTTTTAATAAAGAGATTGAACAATATGCTCAAGAATTTGGTTTAATTCCAAACATTCACAAACTAAGCTCAGCTGTGATCGCAATTCATACTGGTCCAGAAGCAATTTCGTTTTCTATCTCACCTAAAACAAAATATTTTGCGAGTTAA
- a CDS encoding MHO_4530 family protein: protein MNFILSISFFIIVLVVSVAILITYAVKHFYFDAKKFNHAFQTTGLIIFKIDEKRQTIARVSDNTLSKFSPFDYGSKLLFKQYSYKDFNEFLEAFEYETANKIRTYLRTKDKHNETLTIEAKFKPEFSFSNLRQKDLKLLNIKQITGTYKINLASIAQDNGYFYCSFSWKINFPLNQKIKLYKLSNIENNIDLIDKKFYFIGAFAVKNRFNFGEDIEQILQNIVKILGLSRQLGFFWFKNGVLYFLVLKNTAFGVNLLTKKVKKNLDNLVLENNLYSYWNNFGFFAINGKKDINPKEIMTKANFLLFDQTNKNKVWLLEQQSTQFENFKSTLSDYEQKNEYENFQKETIDVIDITQNNQKIYELAQIRVPGFEKKQSDFLNAWTINNVRYGLKQNRFLIENHTNNFHQLVLLSEYDFCQNYNNYYKNRNLTLILKQLNTTFNAHLILNELEQTKNTTKVGIYIDHFSDETMRLINSNKIQTLIICKDFLNKLSSDSKLNLCLMNLVEAAKNNQIEIIYENPPQNLSKTIVQKLEIAYVYQT, encoded by the coding sequence ATGAACTTTATCTTATCAATTTCTTTCTTTATTATTGTTCTAGTGGTGTCTGTTGCAATTCTTATCACGTACGCGGTTAAACATTTTTATTTTGATGCTAAAAAGTTTAATCATGCATTTCAAACCACTGGTTTAATAATTTTTAAAATTGACGAAAAACGTCAAACCATAGCACGTGTAAGCGATAATACACTTAGTAAATTTAGTCCTTTTGACTATGGTTCAAAATTACTATTTAAACAATATTCATACAAGGACTTTAATGAATTTTTAGAAGCTTTTGAGTATGAAACTGCAAATAAAATTAGGACGTATCTAAGAACCAAAGATAAGCATAACGAAACTTTAACCATAGAAGCTAAATTCAAACCTGAATTTAGTTTTTCAAATTTACGACAAAAAGATCTCAAGTTACTTAACATTAAACAAATTACTGGCACATACAAAATAAACCTCGCAAGTATCGCCCAAGATAACGGATATTTTTATTGTTCTTTTAGCTGAAAAATTAATTTTCCTCTAAATCAAAAAATTAAATTGTATAAACTTAGCAACATAGAAAATAATATTGATTTAATTGATAAAAAGTTCTATTTTATAGGCGCATTCGCAGTAAAAAATCGCTTTAATTTTGGTGAAGATATTGAACAAATTTTGCAAAATATTGTAAAAATTTTAGGTCTTAGTCGCCAGTTAGGTTTTTTCTGATTTAAAAACGGAGTGTTGTATTTTCTTGTGCTTAAGAATACTGCTTTTGGGGTCAATTTATTGACAAAAAAAGTGAAAAAAAATCTCGACAATTTAGTTTTAGAAAACAATTTATATTCATACTGAAATAATTTTGGTTTTTTTGCTATCAATGGTAAAAAAGACATAAATCCAAAAGAAATAATGACCAAGGCTAACTTTTTGCTTTTTGACCAAACAAACAAGAATAAAGTGTGATTGTTAGAACAACAAAGTACTCAATTTGAAAATTTTAAAAGTACGCTTAGTGATTACGAACAAAAAAACGAATATGAAAACTTTCAAAAAGAAACAATTGATGTCATTGACATAACGCAAAACAATCAGAAAATTTATGAATTAGCTCAAATAAGAGTGCCAGGTTTCGAAAAAAAACAATCTGACTTTTTAAACGCTTGAACCATCAATAATGTTCGTTATGGTTTAAAACAAAATCGTTTTTTAATAGAGAATCACACAAATAATTTTCATCAACTTGTTTTGTTATCTGAATACGATTTTTGCCAAAATTACAACAATTATTACAAAAATCGCAACTTAACTCTCATTTTAAAACAATTAAACACGACTTTTAATGCCCATTTAATTTTGAATGAACTCGAACAAACTAAAAACACTACCAAAGTTGGAATTTATATCGACCATTTCAGCGATGAAACTATGCGTTTAATTAATTCTAATAAAATTCAAACGCTTATTATCTGCAAAGACTTTTTAAATAAACTCAGTTCTGATTCGAAATTAAATTTGTGTTTAATGAATTTAGTTGAAGCTGCCAAAAATAATCAAATAGAAATAATTTATGAAAACCCGCCACAAAATTTAAGTAAAACCATAGTTCAAAAACTTGAAATTGCTTATGTTTATCAAACATAG
- a CDS encoding ATP-dependent helicase — MARKEKILQDLNPDQAEALNYFSGPLRIIAGAGSGKTRVLTRKIAYLINVLGIVPSEILALTFTNKAANEMSERVMQYSSYTENPAENVQKPLICTFHTFCSKILRVEADKLGFGSDFQIVDDVDKKGILTNIYKNHHLSPQEVKFSRIFNIFSMAKNLNYTSDELVQAINESENDPDVISTNKLIGQMFDEYNEFLQQKNCFDFDDLIIKVHELFKTNAEVKDKWASKFEFILVDEFQDTSKMQYEIIKDLCSKGAQLTIVGDPDQTIYSWRGADVDLILNFDQNFPNVHTIVLNTNYRSTQTILNAANNLIKHNKKRFSKDLVTDNVGGEDIEFYHAFNPEAEARWVVQKINELKKKKIQLKNIAIFYRSNYYSRPFEEELMRENINYKVFNGQKFFQRKEIKDVLSYLRVIYDFSDVSLLRIINTPARKIGDATLAKLETFAADKGKSLLDALITYNKELPVSTTVRNEIIKFLNAILRHNKALKKYSIYETLNSLLKEVGYIEYIKNDPGLKNSGEDNIKELLNSIRAWEKNNAPTKGIKEYLEEISLFSAGDEVDTGTNYVTLMTVHSAKGLEFDNVFLVGMSDQVFPHRRSLQNKNPEALEEERRLAYVAITRARKRLFVSDSRGYTENNEAKNPSFFITEMGLDVEALITKNQDVNIDFSEISEDKIKEINKHIIPGDIIAHIVFGEGTVLEVDPDKIKVEFKDKKHGIRSLSKNHSAMRLLKSQFLADLNTTSSDTKDEIK; from the coding sequence ATGGCTCGCAAAGAAAAAATTTTACAAGATTTAAACCCCGATCAAGCTGAAGCACTCAATTATTTTAGCGGACCTTTAAGAATTATTGCAGGAGCAGGAAGTGGCAAAACGCGTGTTTTAACGCGCAAAATTGCTTATTTAATTAATGTTTTAGGTATTGTTCCTTCTGAAATTCTTGCTCTGACTTTTACCAACAAAGCAGCCAACGAAATGAGCGAGCGTGTGATGCAATATTCTAGTTATACAGAAAATCCTGCTGAGAACGTCCAAAAACCTTTAATTTGTACTTTTCACACATTTTGTTCAAAAATTTTGCGTGTTGAAGCTGATAAATTAGGTTTTGGGAGCGACTTTCAAATTGTGGATGATGTTGATAAAAAAGGAATTTTGACTAACATTTACAAAAATCACCATTTATCACCACAAGAAGTGAAATTTAGTCGAATTTTTAACATTTTCTCGATGGCTAAAAATCTTAACTACACAAGTGATGAACTTGTGCAAGCGATTAATGAAAGTGAAAATGATCCTGATGTAATTTCGACAAACAAATTAATCGGACAAATGTTTGACGAATATAATGAATTTTTGCAACAAAAAAATTGTTTTGACTTTGATGACTTAATTATTAAAGTGCACGAATTATTCAAAACTAATGCTGAAGTTAAAGATAAGTGAGCAAGCAAGTTTGAATTCATTTTAGTAGATGAATTTCAAGATACCTCGAAAATGCAGTATGAAATTATTAAAGACTTATGTTCAAAAGGTGCGCAACTAACAATTGTTGGCGATCCTGACCAAACTATTTACTCATGACGGGGCGCAGATGTTGATTTGATTCTCAACTTTGACCAAAACTTCCCCAATGTACATACTATTGTCTTGAACACCAACTATCGCTCAACACAAACCATTTTAAACGCAGCCAACAATCTCATTAAACATAACAAAAAACGTTTTTCCAAAGATCTTGTTACTGACAATGTCGGTGGCGAAGACATTGAGTTTTACCATGCCTTCAACCCAGAAGCCGAGGCTCGGTGAGTAGTGCAAAAAATTAACGAACTCAAAAAGAAAAAGATTCAACTGAAAAATATTGCTATTTTTTACCGTTCAAATTATTATTCACGTCCATTTGAAGAAGAATTAATGCGCGAGAATATTAACTACAAAGTTTTTAACGGTCAAAAATTCTTCCAACGCAAAGAAATTAAAGATGTTTTGAGTTATTTACGTGTCATTTATGACTTTAGTGACGTTTCTTTGTTACGAATTATTAACACGCCAGCACGAAAAATTGGTGATGCAACTCTGGCAAAACTAGAAACTTTTGCTGCTGATAAAGGAAAATCACTTTTAGATGCTCTGATTACTTACAACAAAGAATTGCCAGTTAGCACAACAGTACGAAATGAAATTATTAAGTTTTTAAACGCAATTCTTAGACATAACAAAGCACTCAAAAAATATTCAATTTATGAAACACTTAATTCGTTGCTAAAAGAAGTTGGTTATATTGAATATATTAAAAACGATCCAGGCCTAAAAAATAGTGGTGAAGACAACATCAAAGAGTTACTCAATTCAATTCGTGCTTGAGAAAAAAACAATGCTCCAACCAAAGGGATTAAAGAGTATTTAGAAGAAATTTCACTCTTTTCAGCTGGTGACGAAGTTGACACTGGCACCAATTACGTAACATTAATGACGGTTCATTCAGCTAAAGGTTTAGAATTTGACAATGTCTTTTTAGTGGGGATGAGTGACCAAGTATTTCCTCATCGTAGATCATTGCAAAATAAAAATCCAGAAGCACTTGAAGAAGAAAGACGTCTTGCTTATGTGGCTATTACGCGCGCTCGTAAGCGTTTGTTTGTAAGTGATAGTCGTGGATATACTGAAAATAATGAAGCTAAAAATCCATCATTTTTCATTACCGAAATGGGACTTGATGTTGAAGCTTTGATTACTAAAAATCAAGATGTTAACATTGATTTTTCAGAAATTTCCGAAGACAAAATTAAAGAAATTAACAAACACATTATTCCAGGTGACATAATCGCACATATTGTGTTTGGCGAAGGCACTGTTTTAGAAGTTGATCCTGACAAAATTAAAGTCGAATTTAAAGACAAAAAACACGGCATTAGGAGCCTTAGTAAAAATCATTCTGCGATGCGATTATTGAAATCACAATTTCTAGCTGATTTAAACACAACCAGCAGTGACACTAAGGATGAAATTAAATAA
- a CDS encoding RDD family protein, whose product MILHKNANFWSRLCGHWLDFLCFCALVLPHYWFLVGQGTTNHFSLKFYLFICVSNLDAAILFVGIPYLTAGRTVGMLINRLQFIAQTKATKFNLHKIIWQKAIFSCGFWLLTSLLFIILIYPQDFAAFKEAVVKRDTSNFRYTIAARLIGSISVLGLLLSTLNYIMILVKKNKLGFTDFFTNTRTVYLKHYNKELLNTMVRLIPFKHSHQSYTFAQKTNNETTT is encoded by the coding sequence ATGATTTTGCACAAAAATGCTAATTTCTGAAGCCGTTTGTGCGGGCATTGACTTGATTTCTTGTGTTTTTGTGCGTTAGTATTACCACACTACTGGTTTTTAGTTGGTCAAGGCACTACCAATCATTTTAGTCTTAAATTTTATTTGTTTATTTGTGTGAGCAATTTAGATGCTGCCATTTTGTTTGTGGGAATTCCATATTTAACTGCTGGCCGCACAGTCGGAATGTTAATTAACCGTCTCCAATTTATTGCTCAAACCAAAGCAACAAAATTTAATTTACATAAGATAATTTGACAAAAGGCCATCTTTTCATGTGGTTTTTGACTGCTTACTTCCTTGCTCTTTATCATTCTAATTTATCCTCAGGATTTTGCCGCTTTCAAGGAAGCAGTTGTAAAAAGAGACACTAGCAATTTCCGTTACACAATTGCCGCGCGTCTAATTGGCTCAATTAGTGTTTTAGGGCTCTTACTTTCGACTCTTAACTACATTATGATTCTTGTGAAAAAAAATAAATTAGGCTTTACTGACTTTTTTACTAACACACGTACAGTTTACCTAAAACACTATAACAAAGAGCTATTGAACACAATGGTACGTTTAATTCCTTTTAAACATAGCCATCAAAGCTATACCTTTGCTCAGAAAACAAACAACGAAACGACAACTTAA
- the asnS gene encoding asparagine--tRNA ligase has product MKDLRIKDILAKIDKFDGKKIELKAWVVSNRGNLKVSFVTLNDGSTTDSLQCVLKASLLGETSLTQANELHLGSAVRVVGELKHTPDAPQPAELVVSEFAVLSLASGDYPIQKQQINLETLRELPHVRHRTNLLRAVFLIRSTLAYEVHKYFIDNGFIYFNAPIITSNDGEGAGETFSVNDANAEKPFFGANNATLGVTGQLHAESYALGFKKVYTFAPTFRAEHSNTKKHAAEFWMIEPEVAFYNLHDVIHLADDLLKTAIKKTIEKHPHEFNFLLEHVDANLLDRLSAFCQQKLNVIDYRDAIAELAKVKSRFEDQNIHFGLDLATEHERYLAEELFKGPVAVINFPKAFKAFYMHQNDDDTTVAAFDLLVPGIGELIGGSQREVRIDKLEARIKEVGISQADLQWYLDLRKFGNAGSAGFGVGFERLVMYVTGVDNIRDVIPYPRTSGNIKM; this is encoded by the coding sequence ATGAAAGATCTCAGAATTAAGGATATTTTAGCAAAAATCGATAAATTTGATGGCAAAAAAATTGAACTCAAGGCATGAGTAGTTTCCAACCGGGGCAACCTGAAAGTGAGTTTTGTGACACTCAATGATGGTTCAACTACTGATTCATTGCAATGTGTGTTAAAAGCAAGTTTGCTTGGTGAAACCAGTTTGACACAGGCAAACGAATTACACCTTGGGTCAGCTGTGCGCGTAGTTGGCGAACTTAAGCACACTCCAGATGCGCCGCAACCAGCTGAGTTGGTGGTGAGTGAATTTGCAGTTTTGAGTTTAGCAAGTGGTGATTATCCAATTCAAAAACAACAAATCAACTTAGAAACCTTACGTGAATTGCCACACGTGAGACATCGTACCAATTTGTTACGTGCTGTGTTTTTAATTCGTTCAACTTTAGCTTACGAAGTGCATAAATACTTTATTGACAATGGTTTTATATACTTTAATGCGCCAATTATCACTAGCAATGACGGCGAAGGTGCTGGCGAAACTTTTAGTGTCAACGACGCTAATGCTGAGAAACCTTTCTTTGGTGCTAATAATGCCACGTTAGGTGTAACTGGTCAATTGCACGCCGAAAGTTATGCGCTTGGGTTCAAAAAAGTTTATACTTTTGCCCCAACTTTCCGTGCGGAACATTCTAACACCAAAAAACATGCTGCTGAGTTCTGAATGATTGAACCAGAAGTTGCTTTTTACAATTTACACGATGTGATTCACCTTGCTGATGATTTGCTTAAAACTGCGATCAAAAAAACAATTGAAAAACACCCACACGAATTTAACTTTTTACTTGAACACGTTGATGCTAACTTGCTCGATCGACTTAGTGCTTTCTGCCAACAAAAATTAAATGTCATTGATTATCGTGATGCGATTGCGGAACTTGCAAAAGTGAAATCAAGATTTGAAGATCAAAACATTCACTTCGGGCTTGACTTAGCAACCGAGCACGAACGTTATCTTGCCGAAGAACTATTCAAAGGACCTGTGGCTGTGATTAACTTCCCGAAAGCCTTCAAAGCCTTTTACATGCACCAAAATGATGATGACACAACAGTAGCCGCTTTCGACTTACTTGTACCTGGAATCGGCGAACTTATTGGTGGTAGTCAACGGGAAGTTCGCATTGATAAGTTAGAAGCAAGAATCAAAGAAGTTGGCATTTCGCAAGCAGACTTGCAATGATATTTAGACTTGAGAAAATTTGGTAATGCTGGTTCAGCAGGTTTTGGCGTAGGGTTTGAACGTTTAGTGATGTATGTTACTGGAGTTGATAACATTCGTGATGTTATCCCTTACCCACGTACTTCTGGCAACATTAAAATGTAG
- the tpiA gene encoding triose-phosphate isomerase has product MKKLFIMANWKAHKTFTQTMHFVDDLRAVLYKRMQLDPSIKEALQTHEYAIATPFINIPALRIMLYNHSNLFEKRPEFFNLYIASQDVSEFDEGAFTGDVPAFMIQDLGTKYVIIGHSERRRFHRENEFIVNTKAKKTLAAGMIPVICLGETIEERNAGKTKEVIIKQLETSLKDIDPAKVLISYEPIWAIGTQAASPEQANAMCQIIREHTQNKCPVLYGGSVKQENIIKLGSMPHIDGFLIGGASLKAESFADLITTRIETN; this is encoded by the coding sequence ATGAAAAAACTTTTTATTATGGCGAACTGAAAGGCACACAAGACTTTCACCCAAACAATGCATTTCGTTGATGACTTACGTGCTGTTTTGTACAAACGTATGCAATTAGATCCTTCAATTAAAGAAGCGTTACAAACGCATGAGTACGCAATTGCGACCCCTTTTATTAACATTCCAGCGTTACGAATTATGCTTTATAACCACAGCAATTTGTTCGAGAAAAGGCCTGAGTTTTTCAATTTATACATTGCTAGCCAAGATGTGTCAGAATTTGATGAGGGTGCTTTTACAGGCGATGTGCCCGCTTTTATGATTCAAGATTTAGGCACTAAGTATGTAATCATTGGCCACTCAGAACGTCGTAGGTTTCACCGTGAAAATGAATTTATCGTTAATACAAAAGCCAAAAAAACTTTAGCAGCAGGTATGATTCCTGTGATTTGTTTAGGTGAAACCATCGAAGAACGGAACGCCGGTAAAACCAAAGAAGTAATCATTAAACAATTAGAAACTTCACTCAAAGATATTGATCCTGCTAAGGTATTAATTTCTTACGAACCAATCTGAGCAATTGGTACACAAGCTGCTTCCCCAGAACAAGCTAACGCTATGTGTCAAATTATTCGTGAACACACGCAAAACAAGTGTCCGGTGCTTTATGGCGGGAGTGTCAAACAAGAAAATATTATTAAACTCGGCTCAATGCCACACATTGATGGTTTTTTAATTGGTGGCGCTTCACTCAAAGCCGAGTCATTTGCAGATTTAATTACCACTCGAATTGAAACTAATTAG
- the ligA gene encoding NAD-dependent DNA ligase LigA has translation MSNQAQNLTIKAQMSELITKLNQWNKEYYLDNNPSVSDLIYDQTLLKLEQLEAEYPELISPLSPTQRVGGYVDTKFQKVAHQTPMLSLNKAYNFEEITKFVENIEKILPLESIMFNIEPKIDGLSIALHYKNGYLVQALTRGDGQEGEDVTHNVRTIATIPQLIDYTQDIEIRGEIYLNKNQFATINAELTAKGEKEFANPRNAASGTLRQINPEVVRHRKLDAFLYEIVDAPKHNLTSQHKVIEFLVQLGLPTNPMNKLVEVEDLADEIEAFAEVKNTLPYDADGLVIKLNDLTSWSKLGSTAKFPKHSIAFKYEVEVATSTILDIKPTVGRTGKITYVAALVPVELNQTMVQAATLHNYNFIKSLNIDIGDQVKIIKAGEIIPKIIGQVVPKNHTNYPKALVCPSCGETLVELDDNVDQFCVNEACSEVIINQIYHFASRKSMNIVGLGLSTVKDFYREKLLTNISDIFELKQKTQQLLALPLFKDKKVNNLLTNIDTVCKTTAFYRVLYAIGIKNVGERAAKIVSNYYKNFTEILADPNLSKLTNIPNIGPKILDSLQKYFKNEKNYPLLTKLEQNIKYEAPSTALASTKLANLVFVITGKLSQPRDHFVALIEQNGGKVASSVSAKTSYVLAGEDAGSKLDKAQALKVEVLSEAAFTELLSKE, from the coding sequence ATGTCGAATCAAGCCCAAAATTTAACAATCAAAGCACAAATGAGCGAGCTTATTACTAAGTTAAATCAATGAAATAAAGAGTACTATTTAGATAACAATCCTAGTGTTTCAGATTTGATTTATGACCAAACTTTACTTAAACTTGAACAATTAGAAGCAGAATATCCAGAATTAATTTCTCCACTTAGCCCAACACAAAGAGTTGGTGGATATGTTGATACTAAATTTCAAAAAGTTGCTCACCAAACACCTATGCTTTCGCTTAACAAAGCTTACAACTTTGAAGAAATTACTAAATTTGTTGAGAACATTGAAAAAATTCTCCCGCTAGAGTCAATAATGTTTAATATTGAACCAAAAATTGATGGACTTTCAATTGCTTTGCATTATAAAAATGGCTATTTAGTACAAGCTTTAACTCGTGGTGATGGCCAAGAGGGTGAAGATGTGACACACAACGTTAGAACCATTGCAACCATCCCCCAATTAATTGACTATACACAAGACATTGAAATCAGGGGTGAAATTTATTTAAATAAAAATCAATTCGCCACAATCAACGCTGAATTAACAGCAAAAGGTGAAAAGGAGTTCGCTAACCCGCGAAATGCTGCCAGCGGAACTTTGCGACAAATTAATCCTGAAGTTGTGCGTCATCGCAAATTAGATGCATTTTTGTATGAAATAGTTGATGCACCGAAACACAATTTAACTTCGCAACACAAAGTTATTGAGTTTTTAGTTCAACTTGGACTTCCAACTAATCCAATGAATAAGTTAGTTGAAGTGGAAGATTTAGCTGATGAAATTGAAGCTTTTGCGGAAGTAAAAAATACTTTACCTTATGATGCTGATGGTTTGGTAATTAAACTTAATGATTTAACTTCTTGGTCAAAACTTGGCAGCACAGCCAAATTTCCTAAGCACTCAATTGCTTTTAAGTATGAAGTTGAAGTAGCAACAAGTACCATTTTAGATATTAAACCTACAGTTGGACGTACTGGCAAGATAACTTATGTAGCAGCTTTAGTTCCAGTAGAACTTAATCAGACAATGGTACAAGCCGCCACTTTACATAACTATAATTTCATTAAGAGTTTAAACATCGACATTGGTGATCAAGTCAAAATCATCAAAGCTGGAGAAATTATTCCTAAAATCATTGGTCAAGTTGTTCCTAAAAACCACACAAATTATCCTAAAGCATTAGTGTGCCCATCCTGTGGTGAAACTCTAGTTGAACTCGATGATAATGTCGACCAATTTTGTGTCAATGAAGCATGTTCAGAAGTCATTATCAACCAAATTTATCACTTCGCTTCACGTAAGTCAATGAATATTGTTGGCCTCGGACTTAGCACCGTGAAAGATTTTTACCGGGAAAAATTACTTACTAATATTAGCGATATCTTTGAACTTAAACAAAAAACTCAACAATTGTTAGCTTTACCTTTGTTTAAAGATAAAAAAGTTAACAACCTACTTACCAACATTGACACTGTTTGCAAAACCACTGCTTTCTACCGCGTGCTTTATGCTATCGGAATTAAAAATGTCGGCGAGAGAGCAGCCAAAATAGTTTCAAATTACTACAAAAATTTCACTGAAATTTTAGCTGATCCTAATCTTTCCAAACTCACAAACATTCCTAATATTGGACCAAAAATCCTTGATTCTTTGCAAAAATACTTCAAAAACGAAAAAAACTATCCACTTTTAACAAAATTGGAACAAAATATAAAGTACGAAGCTCCCTCGACAGCATTGGCTTCAACTAAATTGGCAAACTTAGTTTTCGTCATTACTGGTAAACTTTCGCAGCCTCGTGACCACTTTGTTGCACTCATTGAACAAAATGGTGGTAAAGTTGCATCTTCAGTTTCTGCTAAAACTTCTTATGTCTTAGCCGGCGAAGATGCTGGTTCAAAATTAGACAAAGCTCAAGCATTAAAGGTGGAAGTTCTTTCCGAAGCAGCCTTTACAGAGCTACTTAGCAAGGAGTAA
- the mutM gene encoding DNA-formamidopyrimidine glycosylase — protein MPEMPEVITVVRQLEQIVLNKTITKVEVFLDKLLKNSTIQQFELFVIGEKITSMSNVGKFILFELTNDKYIISHLRMTGKYATYHKMRPRMPHDYVVFTFSDNSTLYYNDARQFGTFHIKTKTELFTTEPLHKLGQIPAQTDPHWFFNKLAKKQVPIKSALLDQNLVLGIGNIYANEVLWELKIHPLTPCNQIASFETAEQLLTVAQAIMDKATEEGGSSIQSYASLNGKKGNYQNFLKVHTRVNLPCYRCQNPIEKIYVQNRGTYFCSNCQKFK, from the coding sequence ATGCCTGAAATGCCTGAAGTAATTACAGTAGTGCGCCAACTCGAACAAATTGTGTTAAATAAAACTATTACAAAAGTTGAAGTATTTTTAGATAAACTCTTAAAAAATAGTACTATTCAACAATTTGAATTGTTTGTTATCGGTGAAAAAATCACTTCAATGTCAAATGTTGGAAAGTTTATTTTATTTGAATTAACAAACGATAAATACATTATTAGTCATTTACGAATGACTGGTAAATATGCCACTTATCACAAAATGCGCCCTCGAATGCCACATGACTATGTGGTTTTTACTTTTAGTGATAATTCAACCCTATATTACAATGATGCTCGTCAATTTGGCACTTTCCACATTAAAACCAAAACTGAGCTTTTCACTACTGAACCATTGCACAAATTAGGGCAAATTCCTGCTCAAACCGATCCACACTGATTTTTCAACAAATTAGCCAAAAAGCAAGTCCCTATAAAAAGCGCTTTACTAGACCAAAATCTTGTGCTCGGCATTGGTAATATTTATGCTAACGAAGTTTTGTGAGAACTAAAAATTCATCCACTTACTCCTTGCAATCAAATTGCTTCATTCGAAACAGCTGAACAGCTTTTAACTGTTGCGCAAGCAATTATGGACAAAGCTACAGAAGAAGGCGGTTCTTCTATACAGTCTTATGCTTCATTAAATGGCAAAAAAGGAAATTATCAAAACTTTTTAAAAGTTCACACCCGTGTCAATTTACCTTGTTATCGTTGTCAAAATCCAATTGAAAAAATATATGTACAAAACCGCGGAACATATTTTTGTTCCAACTGTCAAAAATTTAAATAA
- a CDS encoding Smr/MutS family protein, whose protein sequence is MASNFLDLHGLDQIQAISKVVILLDNALRIKIPVVHIITGKGNGALFTTALDLLIKENYEYSIENQGGEIIVFLQREFKQYYVDDDEYYFDYSDDGYNVNDLSKKYE, encoded by the coding sequence ATGGCATCAAATTTTTTAGATCTACATGGTTTAGACCAAATTCAAGCAATTAGCAAGGTAGTAATTTTATTAGACAACGCGCTTCGAATCAAAATTCCAGTTGTGCACATTATCACAGGTAAAGGTAATGGCGCTTTATTTACTACAGCCTTAGACTTGCTAATCAAAGAAAATTATGAATATTCAATTGAAAATCAGGGTGGTGAAATTATTGTTTTTCTTCAACGTGAATTTAAACAATATTATGTAGATGACGATGAATATTATTTCGATTACAGTGACGATGGTTACAATGTAAATGATTTGAGTAAAAAATATGAATAA